The following proteins are co-located in the Pseudomonas antarctica genome:
- a CDS encoding HU family DNA-binding protein — protein sequence MAITKDQLIADLAEAVDAPKTTVRALLDQLSQVVADQLENGGEITLPGVGKLKVTERPARTGRNPSTGAAIEIAAKKVIKLVVAKGLTDAVNK from the coding sequence ATGGCTATTACTAAAGACCAACTGATCGCTGACCTGGCTGAAGCAGTAGACGCACCGAAAACTACCGTGCGCGCTCTGCTGGACCAACTGAGCCAAGTTGTTGCTGATCAGCTGGAAAACGGCGGCGAAATCACTCTGCCAGGCGTTGGCAAACTGAAAGTGACCGAGCGTCCAGCCCGTACTGGCCGTAACCCTTCGACTGGCGCCGCCATCGAAATCGCTGCCAAGAAAGTTATCAAGCTGGTTGTGGCCAAAGGCCTGACCGACGCTGTTAACAAGTAA
- the rlmF gene encoding 23S rRNA (adenine(1618)-N(6))-methyltransferase RlmF yields MTAPSTPKPPRKKPKTAATAKPVAPRKEATLHPRNRHTGRYDFPALIKTTPELAKFVIINPYGKESIDFASPDAVRVFNRALLKAFYGIQHWDIPADYLCPPVPGRADYVHFLADLLASVNDGKIPRGSIVKVLDIGMGANCVYPLIGYMEYRWNFLGSEVDPIAVAAARAIVQSNDLSKVIQLRQQTNPKQILLGLLEPGERFDLTMCNPPFHASMDEATKGSERKWRALGKADPKRKLPVLNFGGQSAELWCEGGEARFVTQLIAESAHFAHKVLWFSTLVSKASNLPAIETALKKANVLESHVVEMSQGQKQSRFVAWTFQTKNEQQIWRQRWVRD; encoded by the coding sequence ATGACCGCCCCCAGCACACCCAAACCACCGCGCAAGAAGCCTAAAACCGCCGCCACGGCCAAACCCGTCGCGCCGCGTAAAGAGGCCACCTTGCATCCGCGTAACCGCCACACAGGCCGTTACGACTTCCCGGCGCTGATCAAAACGACGCCGGAACTGGCGAAATTCGTGATCATCAACCCCTATGGCAAGGAAAGTATCGACTTTGCCAGCCCTGACGCGGTGCGGGTCTTCAACCGGGCGCTGCTGAAAGCCTTCTATGGCATCCAGCATTGGGATATCCCAGCCGACTACCTGTGCCCGCCAGTGCCGGGGCGTGCCGACTATGTGCATTTCCTCGCCGACCTGCTGGCCAGCGTCAACGACGGCAAGATTCCGCGCGGTTCAATCGTCAAGGTGCTGGACATCGGCATGGGCGCCAACTGTGTCTATCCGTTGATTGGCTACATGGAGTACCGCTGGAACTTCCTCGGCTCCGAGGTCGACCCTATCGCCGTGGCCGCGGCCAGGGCCATCGTGCAGTCCAATGACCTGAGCAAGGTCATCCAGCTGCGCCAGCAAACCAACCCCAAGCAAATCCTGTTGGGCCTGCTGGAGCCGGGCGAGCGCTTTGACCTGACCATGTGCAACCCGCCGTTCCACGCGTCCATGGACGAAGCCACCAAGGGCAGCGAACGCAAGTGGCGCGCGCTGGGCAAGGCCGATCCCAAGCGCAAGTTGCCGGTACTGAACTTCGGCGGGCAATCGGCGGAGTTGTGGTGCGAAGGCGGTGAAGCGCGCTTCGTCACGCAGCTTATCGCTGAGAGTGCGCATTTTGCCCACAAGGTGTTGTGGTTCAGCACATTGGTGTCAAAAGCGTCAAATTTGCCCGCGATTGAGACGGCACTCAAAAAAGCCAACGTGCTGGAAAGTCATGTGGTGGAGATGTCCCAGGGCCAAAAGCAAAGCCGTTTCGTGGCCTGGACTTTCCAGACCAAGAACGAGCAGCAGATCTGGCGCCAGCGCTGGGTTCGCGACTAG
- a CDS encoding valine--tRNA ligase: protein MDKTYQPHAIETSWYKTWESENYFAPQGAGDSYTIMIPPPNVTGSLHMGHGFNNAIMDALIRFRRMQGRNTLWQPGTDHAGIATQMLVERQLEATGQNRHDLGREKFLEKIWEWKDQSGGNISRQIRRLGSSVDWSRERFTMDDGLSESVKEAFVRLHEDGLIYRGKRLVNWDTKLHTAISDLEVENHDEKGFLWNLKYPLADGAKTAEGNDYLIVATTRPETMLGDAAVAVNPNDERYQALIGKFVELPLVGRRIPIIADDYCDPEFGTGCVKITPAHDFNDYEVGKRHNLPLLNIFDKNAAVLPACQVFNLDGTLNESIDGKIPAEYAGLDRFEARKQIVAAFDAAGLLVSVDDHGLKVPKGDRSGTIIEPWLTDQWYVSTKPLAEPAIAAVEDGRIQFVPKQYENMYFSWMRDIQDWCISRQLWWGHRIPAWYDESGKVYVGRDEAEVRAKHNLGPDVALQQDNDVLDTWFSSGLWTFSTLGWPQQTEFLKKFHSTDVLVTGFDIIFFWVARMIMLTMHLVKNEDGTPQVPFKTVYVHGLVRDGQGQKMSKSKGNVLDPLDIIDGIDLETLVQKRTSGLMQPKLAKKIEKQTRDEFADGIASYGTDALRFTFCSLASTGRDIKFDMGRVEGYRNFCNKIWNAARYVLDKGEDCGQNGEAYELSLADRWIISQLQRTEAEVTRQLDQFRFDLAAQALYEFIWNQYCDWYLELSKPVLWDENSPVERQRGTRRTLVRVLEVALRLAHPFMPFITEEIWQRIAPLAGVEGKTIMLQPWPVANEARIDEAAESDIEWLKTLMMGTRNIRAEMNIGPGKPLAVFVKNASAEDQRRLTENDALLKKLAKLESITVLADGAEAPLSATALVGDMEVLVPMAGLIDKGAELARLDKEIARLQGEVQRVGGKLSNAAFVDKAPAEVIDKERAKLAEAEQALGKLAEQHARISSL, encoded by the coding sequence ATGGATAAGACCTACCAGCCGCACGCTATTGAAACTTCCTGGTACAAGACCTGGGAGTCCGAGAATTATTTCGCTCCGCAAGGCGCGGGCGATTCCTACACCATCATGATTCCGCCACCGAACGTCACTGGCAGCCTGCACATGGGCCATGGCTTCAACAATGCGATCATGGATGCGTTGATCCGTTTCCGCCGCATGCAGGGTCGCAACACCCTGTGGCAACCGGGTACCGACCACGCCGGTATCGCCACCCAGATGCTGGTGGAACGTCAACTCGAAGCCACCGGCCAGAACCGTCACGACCTGGGTCGCGAGAAATTCCTGGAAAAGATCTGGGAATGGAAAGACCAGTCCGGCGGCAATATCAGCCGTCAGATCCGTCGCCTGGGTTCGTCCGTCGACTGGAGCCGCGAGCGCTTCACCATGGACGACGGCCTGTCGGAATCCGTGAAAGAAGCCTTCGTACGCCTGCACGAAGACGGTCTGATCTACCGCGGCAAGCGCCTGGTCAACTGGGACACCAAGTTGCACACGGCGATTTCCGACCTTGAAGTGGAAAACCACGACGAGAAAGGCTTCCTGTGGAACCTCAAGTACCCGCTGGCCGATGGCGCCAAGACCGCTGAAGGCAACGACTACCTGATCGTCGCCACTACCCGTCCGGAAACCATGCTCGGCGACGCCGCCGTCGCGGTTAACCCGAACGACGAACGCTACCAGGCGCTGATCGGCAAGTTCGTCGAGCTGCCGTTGGTTGGTCGCCGCATCCCGATTATCGCGGACGACTACTGCGACCCTGAATTCGGCACCGGCTGCGTGAAAATCACCCCGGCCCACGATTTCAACGACTACGAAGTCGGCAAGCGCCATAACCTGCCGCTGCTGAACATCTTCGACAAAAACGCCGCCGTCCTGCCGGCCTGCCAGGTGTTCAACCTGGACGGCACGCTGAACGAAAGCATCGATGGCAAGATCCCGGCTGAGTACGCCGGTCTCGACCGCTTTGAAGCTCGCAAGCAGATCGTTGCTGCCTTTGACGCTGCCGGCCTGCTGGTGAGCGTTGACGACCACGGCCTGAAAGTGCCGAAGGGCGACCGTTCCGGCACCATCATCGAACCGTGGCTGACCGACCAATGGTACGTGTCCACCAAGCCGTTGGCAGAGCCTGCGATTGCTGCCGTCGAAGATGGCCGCATTCAGTTCGTGCCTAAACAGTACGAGAACATGTATTTCTCGTGGATGCGTGACATCCAGGATTGGTGCATCAGCCGTCAACTGTGGTGGGGCCACCGCATTCCGGCCTGGTACGACGAGTCGGGCAAGGTCTATGTCGGCCGTGACGAAGCTGAAGTGCGTGCCAAGCACAACCTCGGCCCGGACGTGGCGCTGCAACAGGACAACGACGTACTGGATACCTGGTTCAGCTCGGGCCTGTGGACCTTCTCCACCCTCGGCTGGCCGCAACAGACCGAATTCCTGAAGAAATTCCACTCCACCGACGTGCTGGTTACCGGCTTCGACATCATTTTCTTCTGGGTTGCCCGGATGATCATGCTCACCATGCACCTGGTGAAGAACGAGGACGGCACCCCGCAGGTACCGTTCAAAACCGTGTACGTGCATGGCCTGGTGCGTGATGGCCAGGGCCAGAAGATGTCCAAGTCCAAGGGCAACGTCCTGGACCCGCTGGACATCATCGACGGCATCGACCTGGAAACCCTGGTGCAAAAACGCACCTCGGGCCTGATGCAGCCGAAACTGGCGAAGAAGATCGAGAAGCAGACCCGTGATGAGTTCGCCGATGGCATCGCCAGCTATGGCACCGACGCCCTGCGCTTCACCTTCTGCTCGCTGGCGTCCACCGGTCGCGACATCAAGTTCGACATGGGCCGCGTCGAAGGCTATCGCAACTTCTGCAACAAGATCTGGAATGCCGCGCGCTACGTGCTGGATAAAGGCGAAGACTGCGGTCAGAACGGCGAAGCCTATGAGCTGAGCCTGGCTGATCGCTGGATCATTTCGCAGCTGCAGCGCACCGAAGCCGAAGTGACCCGCCAGCTCGACCAGTTCCGTTTTGACCTGGCCGCACAGGCCTTGTACGAGTTCATCTGGAACCAGTATTGCGACTGGTACCTGGAACTGTCCAAGCCTGTGCTGTGGGACGAAAACTCGCCGGTCGAACGCCAGCGCGGTACACGTCGCACCCTGGTGCGCGTGCTGGAAGTGGCGCTGCGCCTGGCGCACCCGTTCATGCCGTTCATCACCGAAGAAATCTGGCAGCGCATCGCGCCGCTGGCCGGTGTCGAAGGCAAGACCATCATGCTGCAACCTTGGCCGGTGGCCAATGAAGCGCGCATTGATGAGGCCGCCGAAAGCGACATCGAATGGCTCAAGACCTTGATGATGGGCACGCGCAACATTCGCGCCGAGATGAACATCGGTCCGGGCAAGCCATTGGCCGTATTCGTGAAGAACGCCAGTGCCGAAGACCAGCGTCGCCTCACCGAGAACGACGCATTGCTCAAGAAGCTGGCGAAGCTGGAGTCGATCACGGTATTGGCTGACGGCGCAGAAGCGCCCCTGTCGGCGACCGCACTGGTCGGCGACATGGAAGTGCTGGTGCCGATGGCCGGCCTGATCGACAAGGGCGCCGAACTGGCCCGTCTCGACAAGGAAATTGCACGCCTGCAAGGCGAAGTGCAGCGAGTGGGCGGCAAGCTGTCCAACGCCGCGTTCGTCGACAAGGCGCCGGCTGAAGTGATCGACAAAGAGCGCGCCAAGCTGGCCGAGGCTGAACAGGCCTTGGGCAAACTGGCGGAGCAACATGCGCGGATTTCCAGCCTGTAA
- a CDS encoding DNA polymerase III subunit chi: MTQVDFYILPSADPSARLDFACKLTEKAWRMGHRIYLHCSDAAQRDDLDARLWRFKGESFVPHGPAESEPEGLIVLGLGDNCGSHHDLLVNLDLKVPTFAKAFARVAEVVVEDPAIRQAARESFRFYREQGYPLQDHRLQRL; the protein is encoded by the coding sequence ATGACCCAAGTCGACTTCTATATATTGCCCAGCGCCGATCCTTCTGCGCGCCTGGACTTTGCCTGCAAACTCACCGAAAAAGCCTGGCGCATGGGCCACCGCATCTACCTGCATTGCAGCGATGCAGCCCAACGAGACGACCTCGATGCCCGCCTGTGGCGCTTCAAGGGTGAAAGCTTCGTGCCCCACGGCCCCGCCGAGTCCGAACCCGAAGGCCTGATTGTGTTGGGCCTGGGCGACAACTGCGGCAGTCACCATGACCTGCTGGTCAACCTGGACCTGAAAGTACCGACCTTTGCCAAGGCTTTTGCCCGCGTGGCGGAAGTGGTGGTGGAAGACCCGGCTATTCGTCAGGCCGCGCGGGAGAGTTTCCGTTTCTATCGCGAACAGGGCTATCCTCTGCAGGATCACCGGCTACAACGACTTTGA
- a CDS encoding leucyl aminopeptidase, translating into MELVVKSVSPETLKTATLVVAVGEGRKLGVAAKQLDELSGGAISAVLKRGDLAGKVGQSLLLQSLPNLKADRVLLVGVGKDAELGDRPFRKIISTLLTALKGLGGADAALALDEIVVKGRDSYGKTRLLAESLVDGSYVFDQFKSQKAEPRALKKITLLTIKAAQAEVERAVTHAQAIAAGMSFTRDLGNLPPNICHPTYLGEQAKALGKEFKALKVEVLDEKKIKELGMGSFYAVGQGSDQPPRLIVMQYNGGKKSEKPYALVGKGITFDTGGISLKPGAGMDEMKYDMGGAASVFGTLRAVLELKLPINLVCILACAENMPSGGAARPGDIVTTMSGQTVEILNTDAEGRLVLCDALTYAERFKPQAVIDIATLTGACVVALGAHTSGLLGNNDELIEQLLSAGKSADDRAWQLPLFDEYQEQLDSPFADIANIGGPKAGTITAACFLSRFAKNFNWAHLDIAGTAWTSGGKDKGATGRPVPLLTQYLLDRAKA; encoded by the coding sequence ATGGAATTGGTTGTAAAAAGCGTTAGCCCCGAAACGTTGAAAACCGCCACCCTCGTGGTCGCCGTCGGCGAAGGGCGCAAGCTCGGCGTCGCCGCCAAGCAACTGGACGAACTGAGCGGCGGCGCTATCAGCGCGGTCCTCAAGCGCGGCGACCTGGCCGGCAAAGTCGGCCAGAGCCTGTTGCTGCAAAGCCTGCCTAACCTTAAAGCCGACCGCGTATTGCTGGTGGGCGTGGGCAAGGACGCCGAACTGGGCGACCGCCCGTTCCGCAAGATCATCAGCACCCTCCTCACCGCCCTTAAAGGCCTGGGCGGCGCCGATGCTGCGCTGGCACTCGATGAAATCGTGGTAAAAGGCCGCGACAGCTACGGCAAGACCCGCCTGCTGGCCGAAAGCCTGGTGGACGGCAGCTACGTCTTCGACCAGTTCAAGAGCCAGAAAGCCGAACCCCGCGCCCTGAAGAAAATCACCCTGCTGACCATCAAGGCTGCCCAAGCTGAGGTCGAGCGCGCTGTGACCCACGCCCAGGCCATCGCCGCCGGCATGTCGTTCACCCGCGACCTGGGCAACCTGCCGCCGAACATCTGCCACCCAACGTACCTGGGCGAACAAGCCAAGGCGCTGGGCAAAGAGTTCAAGGCCTTGAAGGTTGAAGTGCTGGACGAGAAGAAGATCAAGGAACTGGGCATGGGCTCGTTCTACGCCGTGGGCCAGGGCAGCGACCAGCCACCACGCTTGATCGTGATGCAATACAACGGTGGCAAGAAATCCGAGAAGCCGTACGCCCTGGTCGGCAAAGGCATCACCTTCGACACCGGCGGCATCAGCCTCAAGCCGGGCGCCGGCATGGATGAAATGAAGTACGACATGGGCGGCGCCGCCAGCGTGTTCGGCACCCTGCGTGCCGTGCTGGAGCTCAAGCTGCCGATCAACCTGGTGTGCATCCTGGCGTGTGCCGAGAACATGCCGAGCGGCGGCGCGGCCCGTCCGGGCGATATCGTCACCACCATGAGCGGCCAGACCGTCGAGATCCTCAACACCGACGCCGAAGGCCGCCTGGTGCTGTGCGATGCGCTGACCTACGCCGAACGCTTCAAGCCACAGGCCGTGATCGACATCGCCACCCTGACCGGTGCCTGCGTGGTCGCCCTGGGCGCTCACACGTCCGGCCTGCTGGGTAACAACGACGAGTTGATCGAGCAACTGCTCAGCGCCGGCAAGTCTGCCGACGACCGCGCCTGGCAACTGCCGCTGTTCGATGAGTATCAAGAGCAGCTGGACAGCCCGTTCGCCGACATCGCCAACATCGGCGGCCCGAAAGCCGGCACCATCACAGCGGCCTGCTTCCTGTCGCGCTTTGCCAAGAACTTCAACTGGGCGCACCTGGACATCGCCGGCACGGCCTGGACCAGCGGCGGCAAGGACAAGGGCGCCACTGGCCGTCCGGTTCCACTGCTGACCCAGTACCTGCTGGATCGCGCCAAAGCCTGA
- the lptF gene encoding LPS export ABC transporter permease LptF has protein sequence MIVFRYLSREVLLTLSAVSAVLLVITMSGRFVKFLAQAASGALDPGSLFLIMGFRLPGFLQLILPLGLFLGILLAYGRLYLESEMTVLSATGMSQQRLLAMTMVPATGVALVVAWLSMSLAPQGAMQFQLLLNKQDAMTEFDTLEPGRFQALNDGTRVTYTETMTDDRSNLGGVFISQKNLGQNQKDRGISILVANSGRQEVRPDGSRYLILENGFRYDGSPGLADYRAIKYDTYGVMLAKPEISEEVTDRDALPTSSLFGNTELRSVAELQWRISLPLLVFIVTLMAVPLSRVNPRQGRFLKLLPAILLYMAYLTLLISARGSLEKGNLSPALGLWWVHGIFLVIGLGLLYWEPIRLNMKSRRGLKELARG, from the coding sequence TTGATCGTCTTCCGTTATCTGTCCCGCGAAGTCCTGTTGACCCTGAGTGCCGTGAGTGCGGTATTGCTGGTCATCACCATGAGTGGTCGTTTCGTCAAATTCCTCGCCCAGGCCGCCTCGGGCGCTCTGGACCCAGGCTCGTTGTTCCTGATCATGGGCTTTCGCCTGCCGGGGTTTTTGCAACTGATCCTGCCGCTCGGCCTGTTCCTGGGCATTCTGCTGGCCTATGGCCGGTTGTACCTGGAAAGTGAAATGACCGTGCTCTCGGCCACCGGCATGAGCCAGCAGCGTCTGCTGGCCATGACCATGGTGCCCGCTACCGGCGTTGCGCTGGTGGTGGCGTGGTTGAGCATGAGCCTGGCGCCCCAGGGCGCCATGCAGTTCCAGCTGCTGCTGAACAAGCAGGATGCAATGACCGAGTTCGACACCCTCGAGCCCGGGCGCTTTCAGGCGCTCAACGACGGCACGCGGGTGACCTATACCGAAACCATGACGGATGACCGCTCCAACCTGGGCGGGGTGTTTATTTCCCAGAAAAACCTGGGGCAGAATCAGAAAGACCGTGGGATCTCGATTCTGGTGGCCAACAGCGGGCGCCAGGAAGTACGCCCTGACGGCAGCCGTTACCTGATCCTGGAAAATGGCTTTCGTTACGACGGCAGCCCAGGGCTGGCGGATTATCGGGCGATCAAGTACGACACGTATGGCGTAATGCTGGCCAAACCGGAGATCAGCGAAGAGGTCACCGACCGCGACGCACTTCCGACGTCGTCGCTTTTCGGCAATACGGAACTGCGTTCCGTCGCGGAACTGCAATGGCGAATTTCCCTGCCGCTGTTGGTATTTATCGTGACCTTGATGGCGGTGCCGCTGTCGCGCGTCAACCCGCGTCAGGGCCGTTTCCTCAAGCTGTTGCCAGCGATCCTGCTGTACATGGCCTACCTGACCCTCCTGATTTCCGCCCGTGGCTCCCTGGAGAAGGGCAATCTGTCGCCGGCCCTCGGCCTGTGGTGGGTGCACGGGATTTTCCTGGTGATCGGCCTGGGGCTGCTCTACTGGGAACCTATCCGTTTGAACATGAAGAGCCGTCGTGGCCTGAAGGAGTTGGCTCGTGGCTAA
- the lptG gene encoding LPS export ABC transporter permease LptG — protein sequence MAKLDRYIGSSVLIAILAVLGIILGLASLFAFIDEVGNVTDTYTVTDVLSYVALTAPRRLYDMMPMAALIGCLIGLGSLASSSELTIMRAAGVSIGRIVWAVMKPMLLLMACSVLIGEYVAPPTEATAQANRALAQGSGDAQSAKHGLWHRQGDEFIHINAVQPGGLLVGVTRYTFDKERHMLTSSFSKRAQYDEGKWELYEVTTTYFHNVGQGTKASTEVVNVPSEQWDIALKPELLNTVVMVPEALPISGLWGYIHYLKDQGLNNGRYWLAFWVKVLQPLVTAALVLMAISFIFGPLRSVTLGQRVFTGVLVGFTFRIAQDLLGPSSLVFGFSPLFAVLVPTAICALAGFWLLRRAG from the coding sequence GTGGCTAAGCTCGATCGCTACATTGGTAGCAGCGTACTGATCGCCATTCTGGCGGTATTGGGCATCATCCTTGGCCTGGCCTCCTTGTTCGCCTTCATCGATGAAGTGGGCAATGTCACCGACACCTACACAGTCACGGACGTGCTGAGCTACGTGGCGCTGACCGCGCCGCGCCGTCTCTACGACATGATGCCGATGGCCGCGTTGATCGGCTGCCTGATCGGCCTGGGCAGCCTGGCCAGCAGCAGCGAATTGACCATCATGCGCGCCGCCGGTGTTTCCATCGGCCGTATCGTCTGGGCGGTGATGAAGCCGATGCTGTTGCTGATGGCGTGCAGTGTGCTGATCGGCGAATACGTGGCGCCACCGACCGAAGCCACGGCCCAGGCCAATCGCGCCCTGGCCCAGGGTTCGGGAGATGCGCAGAGTGCCAAGCACGGCCTGTGGCACCGCCAGGGTGACGAGTTTATCCACATCAACGCCGTGCAACCGGGCGGTCTGTTGGTGGGTGTGACGCGTTATACGTTCGATAAAGAGCGGCACATGCTGACTTCCAGTTTCTCCAAGCGTGCGCAATACGATGAAGGGAAGTGGGAGCTGTACGAAGTCACCACGACTTATTTCCATAATGTAGGGCAGGGCACCAAGGCCAGCACCGAAGTCGTCAATGTGCCGTCCGAGCAGTGGGACATCGCGCTGAAGCCGGAGCTGCTCAATACCGTGGTGATGGTCCCGGAAGCTCTGCCGATCTCCGGTTTGTGGGGCTATATCCACTACCTCAAGGATCAGGGGCTGAACAACGGCCGCTACTGGCTGGCATTTTGGGTCAAGGTGTTGCAGCCGTTGGTCACCGCCGCGCTGGTATTGATGGCTATTTCGTTCATCTTCGGCCCGCTGCGTTCCGTGACCCTTGGCCAGCGGGTGTTTACCGGCGTGCTGGTGGGCTTCACCTTCCGTATCGCCCAGGACCTGCTGGGCCCGTCGAGCCTGGTGTTCGGTTTCTCGCCGCTGTTTGCGGTGCTGGTGCCGACCGCGATCTGCGCCCTGGCCGGGTTCTGGCTGTTGCGTCGGGCCGGTTGA
- the lepA gene encoding translation elongation factor 4 — protein MSDLSHIRNFSIIAHIDHGKSTLADRFIQMCGGLAEREMEAQVLDSMDLERERGITIKAHSVTLYYTAKDGIKYQLNFIDTPGHVDFTYEVSRSLAACEGALLVVDAGQGVEAQSVANCYTAIEQGLEVMPVLNKIDLPQADPDRVKEEIEKIIGIDATDAVECSAKTGLGVDEVLERLVKTIPAPTGNYEDPLQALIIDSWFDNYLGVVSLVRVRHGRVKKGDKILVKSTGKIHLVDSVGVFNPKHTATTDLKAGEVGFIIAGIKDIHGAPVGDTLTLSSTPDVDVLPGFKRIQPQVYAGLFPVSSDDFEDFREALQKLTLNDSSLQYTPESSDALGFGFRCGFLGMLHMEIIQERLEREYDLDLITTAPTVIFELLLKTGETIYVDNPSKLPDLSSIEDMREPIVRANILVPQEHLGNVITLCIEKRGVQHDMLFLGTQVQVTYDLPMNEVVLDFFDRLKSTSRGYASLDYHFDRYQSANLVKLDVLINGDKVDALALIVHKDNAHYKGRQLTEKMKELIPRQMFDVAIQAAIGGQIIARTSVKALRKNVLAKCYGGDVSRKRKLLEKQKAGKKRMKQVGNVEIPQEAFLAVLRLDS, from the coding sequence GTGAGTGATTTGAGTCATATCCGCAATTTCTCCATCATCGCCCACATTGACCATGGCAAGTCGACGCTGGCCGATCGATTCATCCAGATGTGCGGCGGCCTTGCCGAGCGTGAAATGGAAGCCCAGGTCCTGGATTCCATGGACCTTGAGCGTGAACGCGGGATCACCATCAAGGCCCATAGCGTTACCCTGTACTACACCGCCAAAGACGGTATCAAGTACCAGTTGAACTTCATTGATACCCCCGGCCACGTTGACTTCACCTACGAAGTCAGCCGTTCGCTGGCAGCGTGTGAAGGCGCCTTGCTGGTGGTCGACGCCGGCCAGGGCGTTGAAGCCCAGTCCGTTGCCAACTGCTACACCGCGATCGAGCAGGGCCTTGAGGTCATGCCGGTGCTGAACAAGATCGACCTGCCCCAGGCCGATCCGGACCGCGTTAAAGAAGAAATCGAAAAAATCATCGGCATTGACGCCACCGACGCTGTCGAGTGCAGCGCCAAGACCGGCCTGGGCGTCGACGAAGTGCTCGAGCGCCTGGTCAAGACCATTCCTGCGCCAACCGGCAACTACGAAGATCCGCTGCAAGCGTTGATCATCGACTCCTGGTTCGACAACTACCTGGGGGTTGTTTCCCTGGTACGTGTGCGCCACGGCCGGGTGAAGAAGGGCGACAAGATCCTGGTTAAATCCACCGGCAAGATCCACCTGGTGGACAGCGTCGGCGTATTCAACCCCAAGCACACCGCTACCACTGACCTGAAGGCCGGTGAAGTAGGCTTCATCATCGCCGGTATCAAGGACATTCACGGTGCACCGGTCGGTGACACCCTGACCTTGAGCTCTACCCCTGATGTAGACGTGCTGCCGGGCTTCAAGCGCATCCAGCCGCAGGTTTACGCCGGCCTGTTCCCGGTGAGCTCCGACGACTTCGAAGACTTCCGTGAAGCCCTGCAAAAGCTGACGCTCAACGACTCGTCGTTGCAGTACACCCCGGAAAGCTCCGACGCCCTGGGCTTCGGCTTCCGTTGCGGGTTCCTCGGCATGCTGCACATGGAGATCATCCAGGAGCGCCTCGAGCGCGAATACGACCTGGACCTGATCACCACCGCGCCAACGGTTATTTTTGAACTGTTGCTGAAAACCGGTGAAACGATTTACGTCGATAACCCGTCCAAGCTTCCAGATCTGTCCTCCATTGAAGACATGCGCGAGCCGATCGTGCGGGCCAATATCCTGGTCCCGCAGGAACACCTGGGCAACGTCATTACCCTGTGTATCGAAAAACGTGGCGTACAACACGACATGTTGTTCCTCGGTACCCAAGTGCAAGTGACCTACGATTTGCCGATGAACGAAGTGGTCCTGGACTTCTTCGACCGTCTCAAATCCACCAGTCGCGGCTATGCTTCGCTGGATTACCATTTCGATCGTTACCAATCGGCTAATCTGGTGAAACTGGATGTGCTGATCAACGGCGATAAGGTTGATGCTCTTGCGCTGATCGTGCACAAGGACAACGCGCACTACAAAGGTCGCCAGCTGACCGAGAAGATGAAAGAACTGATTCCGCGCCAGATGTTCGACGTCGCGATCCAGGCCGCCATTGGCGGGCAGATCATTGCGCGAACCTCCGTCAAGGCTCTCAGAAAGAACGTACTGGCCAAATGCTACGGTGGTGACGTAAGCCGTAAGCGCAAACTGCTTGAGAAGCAAAAGGCCGGTAAAAAACGCATGAAGCAAGTGGGCAACGTGGAAATTCCACAAGAAGCCTTCCTTGCGGTGCTCAGGTTGGATAGTTAG